From Juglans regia cultivar Chandler chromosome 8, Walnut 2.0, whole genome shotgun sequence, the proteins below share one genomic window:
- the LOC118349245 gene encoding BURP domain protein RD22-like: MEIMNLLQIFSFLTLAVVAASHAALTPKDYWNSVLPNAPMPRAVIDLLQPDLKDDQKEVGVTFSPGQPGGGVSVGIGQQGMPFSYSYGASEDQLHDNPNVALFFLEKDMHPGKRMNLHFMTQDSNTAATFLPRQVAKSIPFSSNRLPEILNKFSLKPGSPEADIIKNTIEECEKPGIKGEEKYCATSLESMVDFSTSKIGKDVQAISTEVGKETQMQKYYTVVPGVKKMAGNKAVVCHKQNYAYAVFFCHTTRTTKAYLVPLVGNDGTKAKAVAICHTDTSAWNPKHLAFQVLKVKPGTVPVCHFLPKDHVVWTSK; encoded by the exons ATGGAGATCATGAATCTTCTTCAGATTTTCAGTTTTCTCACT CTTGCAGTAGTGGCGGCAAGCCATGCAGCTCTGACCCCGAAAGATTACTGGAACTCTGTGCTGCCAAACGCACCAATGCCTAGAGCCGTCATTGATCTTCTGCAACCTG ACCTGAAGGATGATCAGAAGGAAGTCGGGGTGACTTTCTCTCCAGGACAGCCAGGCGGGGGAGTCAGTGTTGGAATTGGTCAACAGGGAATGCCGTTCTCATATTCATATGGTGCCTCTGAGGATCAACTCCATGACAATCCCAACGTAGCTCTTTTCTTCTTGGAAAAGGATATGCATCCTGGCAAAAGAATGAACTTGCACTTCATGACTCAAGACTCAAACACAGCTGCAACTTTTTTGCCTCGCCAAGTTGCCAAATCAATACCCTTTTCATCCAACAGGCTGCCGGAAATTTTGAACAAGTTTTCACTCAAGCCCGGATCGCCGGAAGCTGACATAATAAAGAACACAATTGAAGAATGTGAAAAACCGGGCATTAAAGGGGAGGAAAAATACTGTGCAACATCATTAGAATCGATGGTGGACTTCAGCACTTCGAAAATAGGGAAAGATGTTCAGGCAATCTCTACGGAGGTGGGAAAAGAAACCCAGATGCAGAAATATTATACTGTCGTGCCAGGAGTGAAGAAGATGGCGGGCAACAAAGCTGTTGTTTGCCACAAGCAGAACTATGCATATGCTGTCTTTTTCTGCCATACAACACGTACCACAAAGGCTTATCTGGTGCCATTGGTGGGCAATGACGGGACTAAAGCTAAAGCTGTAGCCATTTGCCACACAGACACATCAGCATGGAACCCAAAACATTTGGCCTTCCAAGTGCTCAAAGTTAAGCCCGGAACTGTTCCTGTCTGCCATTTCCTTCCAAAGGATCATGTTGTATGGACATCTAAATAG